Proteins encoded together in one Hydrotalea sp. window:
- a CDS encoding class I tRNA ligase family protein: KMSKSLGNVTAPEDVIREHGADILRLWVVASNYTENLTIGKNILTQHSESYRRIRNTFRWLLGVIETDPREPQEYKKSQLPLLEQYMLRRLAMLGRDIKKHADVYEFNKVFSALYRFCDQDLSAFYFDVRKDSLYCDSLDSEQRKQTMFVIDKIFDSLCKWFAPILCFTAEEAWRAHPRNKDNPDATIHMEEFPELPDEWLDGNLDEQVEDMMEIRKNVLQVLEIARKDKKIGSGLAAAVTLTLPPKIYESATAFDLADIFIVSDVKVQSGDELKIEWQAASGEKCERCWKIMPEVTQNPEKLCKRCHGVVAAM; the protein is encoded by the coding sequence AAAATGTCAAAATCGCTGGGCAATGTTACCGCGCCCGAGGATGTTATTCGCGAACATGGCGCGGATATTTTGCGCCTGTGGGTTGTTGCGTCCAATTACACCGAAAACTTGACCATCGGCAAAAATATTCTAACGCAACATAGCGAAAGTTACCGCCGTATTCGCAACACATTTCGCTGGTTGCTGGGGGTTATCGAAACCGACCCGCGCGAACCGCAAGAATATAAAAAATCGCAATTACCATTGTTGGAACAATATATGTTGCGCCGCTTGGCAATGCTCGGCCGTGATATAAAAAAACATGCCGATGTTTACGAATTTAATAAAGTTTTTTCCGCGTTATACCGGTTTTGCGACCAAGATTTGTCGGCATTTTATTTCGACGTTCGGAAAGATTCGCTTTATTGCGATTCATTGGATTCCGAACAGCGTAAACAAACCATGTTCGTTATCGATAAAATTTTTGATTCTTTATGCAAATGGTTCGCGCCGATATTATGTTTCACGGCGGAGGAAGCCTGGCGCGCCCACCCGCGTAACAAAGACAACCCCGATGCAACAATCCACATGGAGGAATTCCCCGAATTGCCCGACGAATGGTTGGATGGCAATTTGGACGAACAGGTGGAGGATATGATGGAGATAAGAAAAAATGTCCTGCAGGTTTTGGAAATTGCCCGCAAGGATAAAAAAATTGGTTCGGGGTTGGCGGCGGCGGTAACCCTGACCCTGCCACCGAAAATTTATGAATCGGCCACGGCGTTCGACCTGGCCGATATTTTTATCGTGTCGGATGTTAAGGTGCAATCGGGCGATGAATTAAAAATCGAATGGCAAGCCGCCAGTGGTGAAAAATGCGAACGCTGTTGGAAAATCATGCCCGAAGTTACCCAAAACCCCGAAAAATTATGCAAACGCTGTCATGGCGTTGTGGCGGCGATGTAA
- a CDS encoding TldD/PmbA family protein → MKDDIFNFFDDIMSLTKKKGIDATEVVLSKSLNQGIQVRMGKIEESERAEQEILGLKIRLGQKEAAITTNGRTMAVITPLVDKLLAMARVVPDNPFAGEAMPAQLYKPNGQDADLQTFDPTDLSPEAMQAMAKQVEEAARGQKNIVNSEGAGASFGHEQEWFAFSNGFRGAESHSYYSLGVSIIAGDGNSMEAEGEYSSKVFFADLMSPEKIGQRAAARAAAQLGARQEKSGQYPVILEPRIATSIIGNLASAINGQKLAKGTSFLQDKLGQQVMASNITMVDDPLQRRGFASQRYDGEGLPAVKRNIIDSGVLTTYVLDLASARQLKMSPTGHARRSLTGVHPALSNVHIAAGDVTPDDLMADIKEGFYVTSVMGFGVNGVTGDYSQGASGFWIVNGKKSHSVNEMTIAGNLKDMFMHITPANDLEFLHHHNAPTLRIDGMTVAGK, encoded by the coding sequence ATGAAAGACGATATTTTTAATTTTTTTGACGACATCATGTCCCTGACCAAAAAAAAGGGCATCGATGCGACCGAGGTCGTCCTGAGCAAATCGCTCAACCAGGGCATTCAGGTTCGCATGGGCAAGATAGAAGAATCGGAACGCGCCGAGCAAGAAATATTGGGTTTGAAAATCCGCCTTGGGCAAAAGGAAGCCGCTATCACCACCAATGGCAGAACCATGGCGGTTATCACGCCGTTGGTCGATAAATTATTGGCGATGGCGCGCGTCGTGCCGGATAACCCATTCGCGGGCGAGGCGATGCCAGCGCAATTATACAAACCAAATGGCCAAGACGCCGATTTGCAAACCTTTGACCCGACCGATTTATCGCCCGAGGCAATGCAGGCCATGGCGAAGCAGGTGGAGGAAGCGGCGCGCGGCCAAAAAAACATCGTCAATTCGGAAGGGGCCGGTGCGTCATTCGGCCATGAACAGGAATGGTTTGCTTTTTCCAACGGGTTTCGCGGCGCGGAATCCCATTCTTATTATTCGCTCGGCGTGTCGATTATTGCCGGCGATGGCAACAGCATGGAGGCCGAGGGCGAATATTCCAGTAAGGTTTTTTTCGCCGATTTAATGTCGCCAGAAAAAATTGGCCAGCGGGCGGCGGCGCGGGCGGCGGCGCAACTGGGCGCGCGCCAAGAAAAATCGGGGCAATACCCGGTGATATTGGAACCGCGCATCGCCACCAGCATCATCGGCAACCTGGCGTCGGCCATCAACGGCCAAAAATTGGCGAAGGGCACCAGCTTCCTGCAAGACAAATTGGGGCAACAGGTCATGGCAAGCAACATCACCATGGTCGACGACCCGTTGCAACGGCGCGGGTTTGCCTCTCAACGTTACGACGGCGAGGGCTTGCCCGCGGTGAAACGCAATATCATTGATAGCGGGGTGTTGACGACCTACGTGCTTGATTTGGCATCGGCGCGGCAATTGAAAATGTCACCCACCGGCCACGCGCGGCGGTCGCTGACGGGGGTGCACCCAGCCCTAAGCAACGTGCATATTGCCGCCGGCGACGTAACGCCCGATGATTTGATGGCCGATATTAAGGAGGGGTTTTATGTAACATCCGTCATGGGATTCGGCGTTAATGGCGTGACCGGTGATTATTCGCAAGGCGCCAGCGGTTTTTGGATAGTGAATGGCAAAAAATCGCATTCGGTAAATGAAATGACCATCGCCGGTAATTTGAAAGATATGTTTATGCACATCACGCCGGCCAATGATTTGGAATTTCTGCACCACCATAATGCGCCGACCCTGCGCATCGACGGCATGACGGTGGCGGGAAAATAA
- a CDS encoding rhodanese-like domain-containing protein, producing MTDGQQTPVKTISVTQLGDMLKHSDKPGDVFLLDVREAAEVATASMPHAHHISMNDITDRLAELPRDKTIYVFCHHGGRSQMVCQYLQREGFDCRNIVGGIHRYALEIDNTIPTY from the coding sequence ATGACCGATGGCCAACAAACACCGGTGAAAACTATTTCTGTCACCCAATTGGGCGATATGTTAAAACATAGCGACAAACCTGGCGACGTTTTTTTGCTTGATGTGCGCGAGGCGGCCGAGGTCGCCACCGCAAGCATGCCCCATGCCCACCATATTTCGATGAATGATATAACCGACAGGTTGGCCGAATTGCCGCGCGATAAAACAATTTATGTTTTTTGTCATCACGGCGGTCGGTCGCAAATGGTTTGCCAATACTTGCAACGTGAGGGGTTTGATTGCAGAAACATCGTCGGCGGTATCCATCGCTACGCCCTGGAAATTGACAATACCATTCCCACCTATTAA
- a CDS encoding class I tRNA ligase family protein produces the protein MADKKNYQATLLLPKTEFPMRAGLAQGEPITLARWEKMGLYQKQRAKQRGKPKYILHDGPPYANGNIHIGHALNKILKDIISRSQNMMGKDSPYVPGWDCHGLPIEWKVEEDLRAQGKNKNDIPVNEFRKLCRDYATKWLNIQREEFKRLGVLGDWDNPYSTMDYKSEAIIAGEIGKVAMDKRGGAISHDFLFKDYRPVMWSIPEQTALAEAEVEYKDVTTRAVYVAFKFFDCNTRQELKDNITNQGDVNKNVEKLKDCEVIIWTTTPWTLPANCAIAFNKNIDYATYDIIDFNGKARRVALAEKLAQEVAEKCKWQKIILNDKLDSNNLTYVFNESRDIFHDVLVRRESDKYCIRFEHPLYNYNPQGVIPDPRFLRQLVNADFVTADAGTGFVHIAPAHGKDDALLIKHMDGRVNALKKDGFYHEFITKLIPELTNVSVYDEKGKDGGANQGVIAALKRVDALVGVENYKHSYPHSWRSKAPIIFLSTPQWFINMDSEDAIYEELEDGGMGGPIDFSDKNSLRQKALQALEEVVAYPANGKSALTDMIANRPDWCISRQRAWGVPLPLFAKKFVNEGESLLLRNAKLFARVREVFEKEGADAWFNDAKYPNSFWLKDIVPEAHYNKYEKIKDVVDVWFDSGSTHAFVLAQRPEFRHEGEKGEDVIADLYLEGTDQHRGWFHSSLLESVATTSRSLLESFETTSESVLEPVATRGRAPYKALLTHGFVLDEKGNKMSKSLGNVTAPEDVIRE, from the coding sequence ATGGCCGATAAAAAAAATTACCAGGCAACATTGTTACTGCCCAAGACCGAATTCCCCATGCGGGCCGGGCTGGCGCAGGGCGAACCCATCACCCTGGCGCGGTGGGAAAAAATGGGGCTTTACCAAAAACAGCGCGCCAAGCAACGTGGCAAGCCAAAATATATTTTGCACGACGGCCCGCCATATGCCAATGGCAATATTCACATCGGCCATGCGTTGAATAAAATTTTAAAGGATATAATTTCGCGCAGTCAAAACATGATGGGAAAGGACAGCCCGTATGTCCCCGGGTGGGATTGCCACGGCCTGCCGATTGAATGGAAGGTTGAGGAAGATTTGCGCGCGCAAGGCAAAAACAAAAACGACATTCCGGTTAACGAATTTCGCAAATTATGCCGTGATTACGCCACCAAATGGCTGAACATTCAACGCGAAGAATTCAAACGCCTGGGGGTGCTGGGTGATTGGGACAACCCATACAGCACGATGGATTACAAATCGGAAGCAATAATAGCGGGGGAAATTGGCAAGGTGGCGATGGACAAAAGAGGGGGAGCGATATCTCATGATTTTTTATTTAAGGATTATAGGCCAGTGATGTGGTCGATACCTGAACAAACAGCCTTGGCCGAGGCCGAGGTGGAGTATAAGGATGTAACCACAAGGGCGGTCTATGTGGCGTTTAAATTTTTTGATTGTAATACACGCCAAGAATTAAAAGATAACATTACAAATCAAGGTGATGTTAATAAGAACGTAGAAAAATTAAAAGATTGTGAGGTTATTATTTGGACAACCACGCCTTGGACATTGCCTGCAAATTGCGCCATTGCCTTTAACAAAAATATCGATTACGCGACCTACGATATTATCGATTTTAATGGCAAGGCGCGGCGGGTTGCCTTAGCAGAAAAATTGGCGCAGGAAGTGGCCGAGAAATGCAAATGGCAAAAAATTATTTTGAATGATAAGTTAGATTCCAATAATTTAACTTATGTTTTTAATGAATCGCGTGATATTTTTCATGACGTGCTTGTTCGTCGCGAGTCGGATAAATATTGTATTAGATTTGAGCACCCCTTGTATAATTATAATCCACAGGGTGTAATCCCTGACCCAAGATTCCTACGACAATTGGTTAATGCAGATTTTGTGACTGCGGATGCAGGGACTGGTTTTGTGCATATTGCGCCGGCGCATGGTAAGGATGATGCATTATTAATAAAACATATGGATGGTCGAGTTAATGCATTAAAAAAAGATGGTTTTTATCATGAGTTTATTACAAAATTAATTCCAGAATTAACAAATGTTTCGGTTTATGATGAGAAAGGCAAGGATGGCGGCGCAAATCAAGGCGTCATCGCCGCGTTAAAACGGGTTGATGCCTTGGTCGGCGTGGAAAATTACAAACATTCTTATCCCCATTCTTGGCGGTCGAAAGCACCAATTATTTTTTTATCCACCCCCCAGTGGTTTATTAATATGGATTCAGAAGATGCTATATATGAAGAACTGGAAGATGGAGGAATGGGCGGGCCGATAGATTTTTCTGATAAGAACTCGCTTCGGCAAAAAGCCTTGCAAGCTTTAGAGGAGGTTGTGGCTTATCCTGCCAATGGCAAGAGTGCCCTAACCGATATGATAGCCAATCGACCAGATTGGTGCATTTCTCGCCAAAGGGCGTGGGGTGTGCCACTGCCATTGTTTGCAAAGAAATTTGTAAATGAAGGTGAGTCCTTATTATTACGCAACGCAAAATTATTCGCCCGCGTGCGGGAGGTATTTGAAAAGGAGGGCGCGGACGCATGGTTCAATGACGCGAAATACCCCAATAGTTTTTGGTTGAAAGATATTGTGCCCGAGGCACACTACAATAAATACGAAAAAATAAAAGACGTGGTTGATGTCTGGTTTGATTCGGGGTCGACCCATGCTTTTGTCCTTGCCCAGCGACCAGAGTTTAGACACGAAGGAGAGAAGGGCGAGGACGTCATCGCCGATTTGTATTTGGAGGGCACTGACCAACATCGCGGTTGGTTTCATTCGTCATTGTTGGAATCGGTCGCGACGACCTCTAGGTCGTTATTGGAATCGTTCGAGACGACCTCTGAGTCGGTATTGGAACCGGTCGCGACGCGTGGCCGTGCGCCATACAAGGCATTGCTGACCCACGGATTCGTGTTGGATGAAAAGGGCAACAAAATGTCAAAATCGCTGGGCAATGTTACCGCGCCCGAGGATGTTATTCGCGAAC
- a CDS encoding COQ9 family protein, with amino-acid sequence MQRRSHHPPHMSANHAELADKIIERVLHHAGNDGWGADALAHAISDLACDENLAHVLFPDVPKSLLIWASGYGDSVMVEWLQDNKPEKITATIFTGLMFRYRHFEPHRAALRRAAAALTDPAHVISAGELTWATADKLWRAAGDDANDFNHYTKRILLSGIIAATLPVYLHDASENLTETENFLRHRLDDVKIINQLKAKIFGNKKNA; translated from the coding sequence ATGCAACGTCGTTCGCACCACCCACCCCACATGTCGGCCAACCATGCCGAGCTAGCCGATAAAATTATCGAACGGGTGTTGCACCATGCCGGCAATGACGGCTGGGGGGCGGACGCCCTGGCCCACGCGATTAGCGATTTGGCGTGCGACGAAAATTTGGCGCATGTATTATTCCCCGATGTGCCAAAATCGTTATTGATTTGGGCGTCGGGTTATGGCGACAGCGTAATGGTGGAATGGTTGCAGGATAACAAACCGGAAAAAATAACCGCCACGATATTCACCGGATTGATGTTTCGTTATCGCCATTTTGAACCGCACCGCGCCGCATTGCGCCGCGCCGCCGCCGCATTGACCGACCCGGCCCATGTTATCAGCGCGGGGGAATTAACCTGGGCGACCGCCGATAAATTATGGCGTGCCGCCGGCGACGACGCCAATGATTTTAACCATTACACCAAGCGCATTTTATTATCGGGCATTATTGCCGCCACCCTGCCGGTTTATTTGCACGACGCTAGCGAAAATTTAACCGAAACCGAAAATTTTTTGCGCCACCGCTTGGACGATGTAAAAATTATCAATCAGCTAAAGGCAAAAATCTTTGGCAATAAAAAAAACGCTTGA
- a CDS encoding 3-deoxy-manno-octulosonate cytidylyltransferase, whose translation MPNSDSIILIPARLNATRLPNKPLLKIHGRAMVMHCYDRAVQANIGRVVVCAGDQEIFDEVKRNGGEAILTPADLPSGADRIHYGLEKLTDNKKYKRIINLQGDLPNINPLMLRKIGEALSDKNLDIVTPVFLQKDKKEKNNPNVVKAICHIAAGKKIAPVLYFTRAPAPFGDDVFFHHIGVYGFQRAVLEKFVTLKPSPLEKIEKLEQLRALENGIKIFALAVKEKPQSVDTPQDLAQAQKIMASE comes from the coding sequence ATGCCCAACAGCGATTCGATTATCCTTATTCCGGCGCGGCTAAATGCAACGCGCCTGCCGAACAAGCCATTGTTAAAAATTCATGGCCGCGCCATGGTTATGCATTGTTACGACCGCGCGGTTCAGGCCAACATCGGCCGTGTCGTGGTTTGCGCCGGCGACCAAGAAATTTTTGACGAGGTGAAAAGAAACGGCGGCGAGGCGATATTAACCCCGGCCGATTTGCCATCGGGCGCCGACCGCATTCATTATGGGTTAGAAAAACTGACCGATAATAAAAAATACAAACGCATTATTAATTTGCAGGGCGATTTGCCCAACATCAACCCGTTGATGCTCCGAAAAATTGGCGAGGCCCTAAGCGATAAGAACCTCGACATCGTAACGCCGGTGTTTTTGCAAAAAGACAAAAAAGAAAAAAACAACCCGAACGTGGTCAAGGCGATTTGTCATATTGCGGCGGGCAAGAAAATCGCGCCGGTGCTTTATTTCACCCGCGCGCCGGCACCATTTGGCGATGATGTTTTTTTTCACCATATCGGGGTTTATGGTTTCCAGCGGGCGGTGTTGGAAAAATTTGTTACATTGAAACCATCGCCGCTGGAAAAAATTGAAAAGTTGGAACAATTGCGCGCGCTGGAAAATGGCATCAAGATATTTGCCCTGGCGGTGAAGGAAAAACCGCAATCGGTTGACACGCCGCAGGATTTGGCGCAGGCGCAAAAAATAATGGCGAGTGAATAA
- a CDS encoding D-alanyl-D-alanine carboxypeptidase family protein gives MLPAILRFLPINRRETRLKKISRKTIGYATAIGLSLLIGLTTFQASAGSIYRTSSSIVVDAETNKILYDNGGDELAYPASLTKTMTLLLLFDQLKSGRWTTSTLLNVSATAAKRPKTRLGVRAGDQISVDLAIRSIVVLSANDAAVAVGENIAGSESNFARLMNAKAKEVGMTKTHFNNASGLPSPGQVTTAQDMATLGLYILANYPEYYHYFSIDSFRFKNRTILTHNRVLEQFSGADGFKTGFINRSGYNLLTSAERNGKRVVAVVLGGSTARERDSAMTFLLDRYIPYAASYSRSFNLDQLKQANRTPQESLKQAYIKYIKPAETAQEKAARLRQERMAAAAKKRLELHANLLAAGKPNSNNASALSAANNSSLNKQTKNVAKVASTKKTKIKKSKKKTNKQASNRAISQQAVIKNSGGGFIEAAYAETLPKKNPKKRQKKDVQ, from the coding sequence ATGTTGCCTGCTATCCTCCGCTTCTTACCCATTAACCGGCGCGAAACCAGGTTAAAAAAAATTAGCCGCAAGACAATTGGATACGCGACAGCAATTGGTTTATCGTTATTAATAGGCCTTACGACCTTTCAGGCTTCGGCGGGGAGCATCTATCGCACTAGCTCGAGCATTGTGGTCGACGCGGAAACCAATAAGATATTGTATGATAACGGCGGCGATGAATTGGCCTACCCGGCGTCCCTTACCAAGACGATGACCTTGCTTTTGCTGTTTGACCAATTAAAAAGCGGACGTTGGACAACCAGCACGCTTTTAAACGTAAGTGCCACCGCCGCCAAACGGCCGAAAACACGGCTTGGCGTGCGCGCCGGCGACCAGATATCGGTCGATTTGGCGATTCGCTCGATTGTCGTCTTATCGGCCAACGACGCCGCCGTGGCGGTGGGGGAAAATATTGCCGGCAGTGAAAGCAATTTTGCCAGGTTGATGAATGCCAAGGCAAAGGAAGTTGGCATGACCAAAACCCATTTCAACAATGCATCTGGCCTGCCCAGCCCGGGCCAGGTAACCACGGCCCAGGACATGGCAACCCTCGGGCTTTATATTTTGGCTAACTACCCCGAATATTATCATTATTTTTCTATCGATAGCTTCCGATTCAAAAACCGCACCATCCTGACCCATAATCGCGTGTTGGAGCAATTCTCGGGCGCCGATGGTTTTAAAACCGGTTTCATCAACCGCAGTGGTTACAATCTTTTAACCTCCGCCGAGCGTAACGGCAAACGCGTCGTCGCGGTGGTGCTGGGCGGGTCGACAGCCCGCGAGCGCGATAGCGCCATGACCTTCCTGCTTGACCGTTACATTCCCTACGCCGCATCCTACAGCAGAAGTTTTAACCTCGACCAATTGAAGCAGGCCAATCGCACGCCGCAGGAATCGCTCAAACAAGCCTATATAAAATACATCAAACCCGCCGAAACCGCGCAAGAAAAGGCGGCGCGTTTGCGGCAGGAGCGGATGGCGGCGGCGGCGAAAAAACGCCTCGAGCTTCATGCTAATCTTTTGGCGGCGGGCAAGCCCAATAGTAATAACGCTAGCGCATTGAGTGCGGCCAATAATTCGTCGCTCAATAAGCAAACCAAAAATGTCGCCAAGGTTGCCAGCACCAAAAAAACTAAGATAAAAAAAAGCAAAAAGAAAACCAACAAGCAAGCGAGCAATCGCGCCATTTCCCAGCAGGCCGTGATAAAAAATAGTGGTGGTGGGTTTATCGAGGCGGCCTATGCCGAAACCTTACCCAAAAAAAACCCTAAAAAACGTCAGAAAAAAGACGTTCAATAA
- a CDS encoding sterol desaturase family protein — MLIHLKIAIIIGLFLTLSLLERLFPYRTIKQPSRHWLANLGLWGINSLLSSVFIIGFTASLTYLTPPSVVMFRLSIFPNQWWALLADCVIYDCYIYWWHRLNHLVPWLWRFHRVHHLDENLDTTTAVRFHWGEVLLSCFWRAPLIILLGMPLSSVLVAEILLLCLSLFQHSNLNLPKKLDDMLKIFIVTPTYHFLHHEPDRRNTDSHYANILTIWDKLFASRAHGMASKKMKHGLPGLHDMPLPKLLFAPFVNVKKIKQWGKS; from the coding sequence ATGTTGATTCACCTGAAAATTGCGATTATTATCGGCCTGTTTTTGACCTTGTCATTGTTGGAGCGTTTATTTCCCTATCGCACCATCAAACAGCCATCGCGCCATTGGCTGGCTAACCTGGGGCTGTGGGGCATCAATAGCCTCCTGTCGAGCGTTTTTATCATCGGCTTTACCGCCAGCCTGACCTATTTAACACCGCCGTCGGTGGTGATGTTTCGACTTTCGATTTTTCCAAATCAATGGTGGGCATTGCTGGCCGATTGCGTGATATACGATTGTTATATCTATTGGTGGCATCGGTTGAATCACCTGGTGCCATGGTTATGGCGGTTTCACCGCGTGCACCATTTGGATGAAAATTTAGACACCACCACCGCGGTGCGTTTCCATTGGGGAGAGGTTTTGCTATCATGTTTTTGGCGCGCGCCGTTGATTATTTTGCTCGGCATGCCGCTGTCGTCAGTTTTGGTGGCGGAGATTTTGTTGTTGTGCCTGTCGTTGTTTCAACACAGCAACCTTAACCTGCCAAAAAAATTGGATGATATGTTAAAAATTTTTATCGTCACCCCGACCTATCATTTTTTGCACCACGAACCCGACCGCCGCAACACCGATTCGCATTACGCCAATATATTAACCATTTGGGATAAATTATTCGCAAGCCGCGCCCACGGCATGGCGTCAAAAAAAATGAAGCACGGCCTGCCCGGGTTGCATGACATGCCCCTGCCGAAATTATTATTCGCGCCATTCGTTAATGTTAAAAAAATAAAGCAATGGGGTAAATCATAG